Proteins encoded in a region of the Stieleria neptunia genome:
- a CDS encoding type II secretion system F family protein gives MRIESQGDDSRGEPTLIPMKSLYDRIEQVKAARKDLPAQLQNIAQEIPSAWTRNTLRQLAAALKDNATPAQLVARFPEHCWLLTLQSSAATTDALTAMLEQSAFQHSLRTKKIRTIAYPVVLMLIAITLLMAVIALLVPTFDEMYQEFELRLPAPTEALINLSRGINAHPLLALTLLGTFLAAVAGVLWVWIGDNPIKRRLFGTSAHGPMMRQSLAKVALQVAELVDEGIGLDRALKIAAESNPDLAMRSLIGDLAIQAGHDTSHLHRTRSALIFPPNFLFALHPVAPSAQPVTATPNTTMLRELAASYRDLSMRRKDWVAFILGQFTVISVGLMIGFLVLALFSPMVSLVSSLSS, from the coding sequence ATGAGGATTGAATCCCAAGGCGACGACTCGCGCGGCGAACCGACACTGATCCCGATGAAGTCGCTGTACGATCGTATCGAACAGGTGAAAGCGGCGCGGAAGGACTTGCCGGCGCAACTGCAAAACATCGCCCAAGAGATCCCGAGTGCTTGGACGCGTAATACGCTTCGCCAACTCGCCGCCGCCCTGAAAGACAACGCGACTCCCGCACAGCTTGTCGCCCGATTCCCAGAGCATTGCTGGCTGCTGACGCTCCAGTCTTCGGCGGCGACGACCGATGCGTTGACCGCGATGCTCGAACAGTCCGCCTTTCAACACAGCCTGCGCACCAAAAAGATACGCACGATCGCCTATCCGGTGGTCCTGATGCTGATCGCGATCACCTTGCTGATGGCGGTGATCGCATTGCTGGTGCCCACGTTTGATGAAATGTACCAGGAGTTCGAGTTGCGACTGCCGGCGCCGACCGAGGCGTTGATCAATCTCTCCCGCGGGATCAACGCCCATCCCCTGCTGGCCCTCACCCTGCTCGGCACCTTTCTGGCCGCTGTGGCGGGTGTCTTGTGGGTCTGGATCGGCGACAACCCGATCAAACGCAGGCTGTTCGGAACGTCGGCGCACGGCCCGATGATGAGGCAATCGCTGGCCAAGGTTGCATTGCAAGTGGCGGAATTGGTCGACGAAGGCATCGGATTGGACCGGGCACTCAAGATCGCCGCCGAATCCAATCCCGACCTCGCGATGCGCAGCCTGATCGGCGATCTGGCGATCCAAGCCGGCCATGACACCAGTCACTTGCACCGCACGCGATCCGCCCTGATCTTTCCACCGAACTTTCTGTTTGCACTGCACCCCGTCGCACCATCGGCGCAGCCCGTCACCGCCACGCCCAACACGACGATGCTTCGCGAACTGGCCGCCAGCTATCGTGACCTGTCGATGCGTCGCAAGGACTGGGTCGCCTTCATCCTCGGACAGTTCACCGTCATCAGTGTCGGTTTGATGATCGGCTTTCTCGTCCTCGCGCTGTTTTCGCCGATGGTCAGCCTGGTCTCGTCTCTCTCCTCCTGA